A portion of the Collinsella aerofaciens genome contains these proteins:
- a CDS encoding flavodoxin family protein, translating to MNIIVLSGSPRKGANTDTMVEAFAETAREAGHTVEVIRVAGKKIAGCLGCQYCFAHEGVCVQKDDMADVIESLKDADMVVFASPIYWFDITAQEKAAIDRLYAFGATGFPFTKTALLLDSHSEGVYDAAIAMYKSACAYCKWEDQGIVAISGMTERDSMASSPKLKEVRELARKLA from the coding sequence ATGAATATCATTGTGTTGAGCGGCAGCCCGCGTAAGGGCGCCAATACCGATACCATGGTCGAGGCGTTTGCCGAGACCGCGCGCGAGGCCGGCCATACGGTCGAGGTCATCCGCGTTGCCGGCAAGAAGATCGCCGGCTGCTTGGGATGCCAGTACTGCTTCGCCCATGAGGGCGTCTGCGTGCAGAAGGATGACATGGCCGACGTGATCGAGTCGCTGAAAGACGCAGATATGGTCGTCTTCGCCTCGCCTATCTACTGGTTTGATATCACCGCGCAGGAGAAGGCCGCCATCGACCGCCTGTACGCCTTCGGTGCCACGGGATTCCCGTTCACCAAGACGGCCCTTTTGCTCGATAGTCACAGCGAGGGTGTCTATGATGCGGCGATCGCTATGTACAAGTCGGCCTGCGCGTACTGCAAGTGGGAGGACCAGGGCATTGTCGCCATCAGCGGTATGACCGAGCGCGACAGCATGGCATCCTCGCCCAAGTTGAAAGAGGTGCGAGAGCTCGCCCGCAAGCTTGCCTAG